A window of Hippoglossus stenolepis isolate QCI-W04-F060 chromosome 16, HSTE1.2, whole genome shotgun sequence contains these coding sequences:
- the ep300b gene encoding histone acetyltransferase p300 isoform X11, whose product MADNVLESGPPSAKRPKLSSPALSVSASDGNDFGSFFDLEHDLPDELISSSDLGLTNGGDASQLHTTLGGIGLGGQDAAAKHKQLSELLRAGAPAQQGGPTSNSTAPGASMGMMGGVSVSPGGPQAMPPQGQQQQPGLMQQVGMVGGMAAHNRAASMMGNQKGNTGQQGLMGGQVMNGSPRMGYPGNAGMGNSSNLLAETLQQGPMGPGGQAGMRPQQPGALNKMNMMANAGPYGGPYGQSAGQGLPGAGLGPQLQNKTGLPNNMANQFNMDKKGPPGQGMPGMPSQQQQPGAVGGVSVGGAAAAVGGPQVGLNVVGAGPGTAPPTADPEKRKLIQQQLVLLLHAHKCQRREQANGEVRQCNLPHCRTMKNVLNHMTHCQAGKSCQVAHCASSRQIISHWKNCTRHDCPVCLPLKNAGDKRNQQSLLNSAGVGLVNSLGSGVPGGQSNTPNLNPPNQIDPSSIERAYAALGLTYQGNQMPQQQSTNMPNQGLQGQPGMRTLNTMGANSMGVNGGVQSPNQQSTLLPDAMLHNNMNVQSLMNDSLGSLGSMPTATPPSAAGMRKSWHEDITQDLRNHLVHKLSVQAIFPTPDPAALKDRRMENLVAYARKVEGDMYESANSRAEYYHLLAEKIYKIQKELEEKRKTRLQKQGMMPGQPGIGSPGLPQGPPSMGQPPMLPGQPPNGPHIDPSMVRPAGPNQMVNRMQNPAGMNQFGQMGMQSMGQRSTPPLPLGSPMNQMGMGAARMGQPNATQLQNQYLPQGQFPGSSPGLGSGPSGMNQPGPQTTVPQQNQMSTPPSLPVSSPAPQSASSAPGSGAPGGSMGPGSATGAGSLPSLPQSSTPTQSNSYPHCPSIRTNSPSPARSLTPQPHQTPPTLPGSQTPQPHTPSTPQLPPPQHPQQQQQQQQQQQQQQQTLQQQQQQQQQQPPSAQSVNSEKAGQHPQKTLGGVASSGPQASQASSVPNQNAHVPPQLPKTPLSAKPSLTGDCQVSSPASVNSSTDASSQPAPSDGPAASQEEVKMEVKKQEEEEDEGTDSQGEGKGKMGKGQADVKTEEKPEIKKEKLSSDGCKGEPMDTSSFSTSSSVTTGEDKKPEVKKEPKEEDEGSASSTSSPASAQCKKKIFKPEELRQALMPTLEALYRQDPESLPFRQPVDPQLLGIPDYFDIVKNPMDLSTIKRKLDTGQYQEPWQYVDDIWLMFNNAWLYNRKTSRVYKYCSKLAEVFESEIDPVMQGLGYCCGRKFEFSPQTLCCYGKQLCTIQRDAAYFSYQNSSPKYGLLADRYHFCEKCFNEIQGETVSLGDDPSQPQTSINKEQFQRKKNDTLDPELLVECIDCGRKMHQICVLHHDTIWPLGFTCDSCLKKANKTRKENKYAARRLPQTKLGGYLESRVNDYLKRHGQPESGDITIRVVHVSDKVVEVKPGMKSRFVDSGEMSESFPYRMKALFAFEDIDGADVCFFGMHVQEYGSDCPPPNQRRVYISYLDSVHFFKPRHLRTAVYHEILLGYLEYVKRQGYTTGHIWACPPSEGDDYIFHCHPMDQKIPKPKRLQEWYRKMLDKAVAERIVHDYKDVFKQATEDRLTSAKELPYFEGDFWPNVLEESIKELEQEEEERKREENSTSNESIDATKGDSKNAKKKNNKKTSKNKSSLSRANKKKPGMPNVSNDLSQKLYATMEKHKEVFFVIRLIAGPTANSLPAITDVDPLMACDLMDGRDAFLTLARDKHLEFSSLRRSLWSSMCMLVELHNQSQDRFVYTCNECKHHVETRYHCTVCEDYDLCITCYNIKGHEHKMDKLGLGLDDDSNNASAAATQSPGDSRRLSIQRCIQSLVHACQCRNANCSLPSCQKMKRVVQHTKGCKRKTNGGCPICKQLIALCCYHAKHCQENKCPVPFCLNIKQKLRQQQLQHRLQQAQMLRRRMASMQRVGQAAVGPPGGPVVGLPSPGNNGTTAPSTPTSVGTQPPTPQTPTQTMPPVPQQGMGPGPGVQQQQQQPGGMPSQSGMPPQHPHHQFPQMSPQHQQQMLQVQQQQQQQQQQQQQQQQQHQQQQLQLQQQQQLQQQQQHSGAGTNPQQLQQHPNNLPPYASRPPGSSPIHQSQGKPVLRSATPPQLQPGGTVMAGSVGGQQPPNQAQPPLSQQHPSGPPPAAVEIAMKIQQVADAQRKMALQRQAAQAAAGLMPPHPHHQQGQGQQISMGHPGAVGMVGPQGMPQQSAAVAAARAHMEQQQSAQPGMMVGAGGPMQQSPQQVNLPQGQLPPQVQLQQQRMGAPLQNPQQQQQQWAGQGMPPQQRQAMMNQMGHPAMMAAQQQQLQQQQQQQQQQQQQQQQQQQQQQQQQQQHQQAQGHAALINMAQQQQQQGAGVPGGAVPGATGVPGAIAAGGNIPQAALQDLLRTLRSPSSPIQQQQVLNILRSNPQLMAAFIKQRASKYKGVPGAPGGPGGPGAMPGGPGPTGGPVGNAMAGGGPQVNMNSAGSGQPGMHMASQGGTNVNMATMAQLQQQQQLQQQQQQQQLQQQQLQQLQQQQQLQQQQQLQQQQQLQQQQQLQQQQQRPMLSSLQQQQVAALQQQQQQQQQQQQQQQQQQQQQQQQQQQQQQQQQQGGVRPMQGQGPMGNLNTTQFREMLMRRHLQQQQQQQQQQQQQQMGVNHGQFQQPQPPQGQSYMGQPGMQPPTVGQGQAGGPPHGPQQPGGPPGQQGQGYPGSVAQQQATAALQHRIQHQHNLQMQQQNAMAGLPGGDAGPGVGGPQQPSQGPQPTQGGPPPPSSQALLQQALHQRLLQQQQQQQQHLGPGGSPAQHSNPMSPQQPQQMAQSPHLQGQTHPTSLANQVRSPQPSPRPQSQPPHSSPSPRMQPQPSPHHISPQMQTGSPHPGHLNQHHPGMGVPPQQQPTTQQQQQNSMEQFGSDQSAMLSQLSSMASLHGPGGNSQDPLGQNMNHNPLDIM is encoded by the exons ATGGCCGATAATGTCCTGGAGTCCGGCCCGCCTTCAGCTAAGAGGCCCAAGCTGTCCTCTCCGGCTCTCTCCGTGTCTGCCAGTGATGGAAATG ATTTTGGTTCATTCTTTGACCTGGAGCACGACCTCCCAGATGAGCTAATCAGCTCGTCGGACCTGGGTCTGACCAACGGAGGGGATGCCAGCCAACTCCATACCACTCTCGGAGGTATTGGTTTGGGAGGCCAGGATGCAGCtgccaaacacaaacagctgtctGAACTCTTGCGAGCTGGAGCCCCAGCACAGCAGGGTGGCCCTACTTCCAACAGCACAGCACCTGGGGCTTCCATGGGGATGATGGGGGGCGTCAGCGTTTCCCCGGGTGGACCTCAAGCCATGCCCCCCCAgggccagcagcagcaacctGGATTAATGCAGCAGGTTGGGATGGTTGGAGGGATGGCAGCTCACAATCGAGCAGCTTCCATGATGGGTAACCAGAAGGGTAACACTGGACAGCAGGGGCTGATGGGGGGGCAGGTGATGAATGGCTCGCCGAGAATGGGTTACCCTGGCAATGCAGGCATGGGTAACAGTAGTAACCTGTTGGCGGAAACCCTGCAGCAGGGGCCAATGGGACCAGGGGGTCAAGCAGGGATGAGACCACAGCAGCCTGGAGCACTGAACAAG ATGAATATGATGGCCAATGCGGGCCCCTATGGTGGTCCGTACGGCCAATCTGCTGGCCAGGGGCTGCCTGGAGCAGGGCTGGGCCCGCAGCTCCAGAATAAGACAGGCCTGCCCAACAATATGGCCAATCAGTTCAACATGGACAAGAAGGGGCCACCGGGTCAAGGCATGCCTGGGATG ccctctcagcagcagcaacctGGAGCGGTTGGCGGCGTGTCTGtcggtggagcagcagcagcagtggggggGCCGCAGGTTGGGCTCAATGTTGTAGGGGCAGGTCCCGGCACAGCGCCGCCTACTGCAGACCCTGAGAAGCGGAAGCTAATTCAACAGCAGCTGGTGCTCTTGCTCCACGCGCACAAGTGCCAGCGGAGGGAGCAAGCCAACGGCGAAGTGCGACAGTGCAACCTGCCGCACTGCCGCACCATGAAGAATGTGCTGAACCACATGACTCATTGCCAGGCTGGCAAGTCCTGCCAGG tggCACACTGTGCCTCATCCAGACAGATAATCTCTCATTGGAAGAATTGCACACGACATGACTGTCCTGTATGCCTGCCACTGAAAAACGCTGGAGACAAGAGGAACCAGCAGT CGCTCCTCAACAGTGCAGGGGTGGGTTTGGTGAACTCTTTAGGGTCAGGGGTGCCAGGTGGACAGTCCAACACGCCCAATCTGAACCCCCCAAACCAGATTGATCCCAGCTCCATAGAGAGGGCCTACGCTGCGCTGGGTCTCACTTACCAGGGAAACCAGATGCCGCAGCAACAATCGACCAACATGCCAAACCAAGGGCTGCAGGGGCAGCCTGGAATGAGGACTCTAAACACCATGG GAGCAAACTCTATGGGAGTGAATGGTGGAGTGCAGTCCCCCAACCAGCAGTCTACACTACTGCCAGACGCCATGTTGCACAACAACATGAATGTACAGAG TTTGATGAATGATAGTTTGGGGAGCCTGGGATCCATGCCCACAGCAACTCCTCCTTCTGCTGCAGGCATGAGGAAGTCCTGGCATGAGGACATCACACAGGACCTCCGTAACCACCTAGTCCACAAACT CAGTGTACAGGCCATCTTCCCTACTCCCGACCCCGCTGCACTGAAGGATCGGCGGATGGAAAATCTCGTGGCTTACGCTCGAAAAGTAGAGGGTGACATGTACGAGTCAGCTAACAGTAGG GCGGAGTACTACCACCTGCTGGCAGAGAAGATCTACAAGATCCaaaaggagctggaggagaagaggaagacgcGGCTCCAGAAGCAGGGCATGATGCCCGGCCAACCTGGAATAGGCTCCCCAGGCCTCCCACAGGGGCCTCCAAGCATGGGACAGCCGCCCATGCTCCCGGGGCAACCCCCAA ATGGTCCTCACATCGATCCGTCCATGGTCCGACCAGCAGGACCCAACCAGATGGTCAACAGGATGCAGAACCCAGCAG GAATGAACCAGTTTGGTCAGATGGGGATGCAGTCGATGGGTCAGAGGTCgacccctcctcttcctcttggtTCTCCAATGAACCAG ATGGGTATGGGTGCAGCAAGAATGGGCCAGCCCAATGCCACACAGTTACAGAACCAGTACCTCCCCCAAGGCCAGTTTCCAGGGTCCAGTCCTGGACTTGGTTCTGGTCCTAGTGGCATGAACCAGCCCGGGCCACAGACTACAGTGCCACAG CAGAACCAGATGTCAACGCCGCCTTCCCTCCCAGTCAGTAGTCCTGCACCACAGTCTGCCTCTTCTGCTCCGGGCTCTGGGGCCCCTGGAGGCTCCATGGGGCCTGGTAGTGCCACCGGTGCTGGGTCTCTACCCAGCTTGCCTCAATCCTCCACCCCCACCCAGTCCAACTCCTACCCGCACTGCCCGTCCATCCGAACAAACTCGCCGTCACCAGCTCGCAGCTTAACGCCTCAACCTCATCAAACACCCCCCACGTTACCTGGTTCTCAAACACCACAGCCACACACTCCGAGCACACCTCAGCTACCACCTCCACAGcacccacaacaacaacaacaacaacaacaacagcaacaacaacagcaacaaactttacagcagcagcagcagcagcagcagcagcagccaccatCAGCACAGTCAGTGAATTCTGAGAAGGCCGGTCAGCATCCACAGAAGACGCTTGGGGGTGTGGCTTCCTCGGGCCCCCAAGCAAGTCAGGCTTCTTCAGTGCCCAACCAGAATGCTCATGTGCCACCACAGCTGCCCAAGACCCCA CTATCTGCGAAGCCTTCTCTGACAGGAGATTGTCAGGTGTCCTCCCCAGCCTCGGTCAACAGCAGCACTGATGCCAGCTCCCAGCCAGCTCCATCAGATGGCCCTGCTGCCAGCCAGGAAGAAGTTAAAATGGAGgtgaagaagcaggaggaagaggaagatgaagggacTGACTCACAAGGAGAGGGCAAAGGGAAGATGGGAAAGGGTCAGGCTGACgtgaagacagaggagaaacctGAA ataaagaaagagaagctcTCGTCGGATGGGTGTAAAGGCGAGCCCATGGATACATCTTCGTTCTCGACGTCATCGTCGGTAACAACAGGTGAAGACAAGAAGCCGGAGGTGAAGAAAGAGCccaaagaggaagatgaggggtCAGCATCCAGTACCAGCTCCCCAGCCAGCGCTCAGTGCAAGAAGAAGA tCTTTAAGCCGGAGGAGCTGCGTCAGGCTCTGATGCCCACGCTGGAAGCTTTGTACCGGCAGGACCCTGAGTCTTTGCCCTTCCGTCAACCGGTGGACCCCCAGTTACTGGGAATACCC GACTACTTTGATATTGTGAAGAACCCCATGGACCTGTCAACCATCAAGAGGAAGCTGGACACGGGACAATACCAGGAGCCGTGGCAATATGTCGACGATATCTGGCTGATGTTCAACAACGCCTGGCTCTACAACCGCAAGACGTCACGTGTATACAAGTACTGCTCCAAGCTGGCTGAGGTGTTTGAGTCGGAGATCGACCCGGTCATGCAGGGCCTGGGATACTGTTGTGGGAGGAAG TTTGAGTTTTCCCCTCAAACTCTATGCTGCTACGGAAAACAATTATGCACCATCCAACGTGATGCTGCGTACTTTAGCTACCAGAACAG TTCACCAAAATATGGGCTTCTTGCTGACAGGTACCACTTCTGTGAGAAGTGTTTCAACGAAATCCAGGGCGAGACCGTTTCCCTGGGGGACGACCCCTCGCAGCCTCAGAC GTCTATCAACAAAGAGCAGTTCCAACGAAAGAAGAACGACACACTTGATCCCGAGTT gCTTGTGGAATGTATTGACTGCGGTCGTAAAATGCACCAGATCTGTGTCCTGCATCATGACACCATATGGCCTTTAGG CTTCACatgtgacagctgcctcaaaaAGGCGAACAAGACACGGAAAGAGAACAAATACGCAGCTAGAA GACTTCCGCAGACCAAGCTGGGGGGTTATTTGGAGTCGCGTGTGAACGACTACCTCAAGCGACATGGCCAACCCGAATCTGGCGATATCACCATCCGAGTCGTCCACGTCTCGGACAAGGTGGTCGAGGTCAAGCCAGGCATGAAGTCCAG gtTTGTGGACAGTGGAGAAATGTCGGAGTCCTTCCCCTACAGGATGAAAGCCTTGTTTGCATTTGAGGACATCGACGGcgcagatgtgtgttttttcggCATGCACGTCCAAGAGTACGGCTCAGACTGCCCGCCTCCCAATCAGAGACGAGTGTACATCTCTTACCTGGACAGCGTGCACTTCTTCAAACCTCGACACCTCAGGACGGCTGTCTACCATGAGATCCTGCTGGGCTACCTGGAGTATGTCAAGAGGCAGGG GTATACAACGGGTCATATCTGGGCCTGTCCACCCAGTGAAGGGGATGATTACATCTTTCACTGCCATCCAATGGACCAGAAGATCCCCAAGCCAAAACGCCTGCAGGAGTGGTACAGGAAGATGCTGGACAAGGCTGTGGCTGAGCGCATTGTCCATGATTACAAG GACGTGTTCAAGCAAGCAACAGAGGACCGGCTGACCAGCGCCAAGGAGCTGCCATATTTTGAGGGCGACTTCTGGCCAAACGTGCTGGAGGAGAGCAtcaaggagctggagcaggaggaagaggagaggaagcgaGAGGAGAACAGCACCTCCAATGAGAGCATAGAT GCCACAAAAGGAGACAGCAAGAATGCCAAAAAGAAGAACAATAAAAAGACGAGCAAGAACAAGAGCAGCTTGAGCCGAGCCAACAAGAAGAAACCGGGGATGCCCAACGTTTCCAATGACCTTTCTCAGAAACTCTACGCTACCATGGAGAAACATAAGGAG GTCTTCTTTGTCATCCGCCTCATTGCCGGACCCACAGCCAACTCCCTGCCCGCCATCACTGACGTGGACCCGCTGATGGCCTGTGACCTGATGGACGGCCGCGACGCCTTCCTGACTCTGGCCAGGGACAAGCACCTGGAGTTCAGCTCTCTGAGGAGGTCCCTGTGGAGCTCCATGTGTATGTTGGTGGAGCTGCACAACCAGAGCCAGGACCGCTTCGTTTACACTTGCAATGAGTGTAAACATCACGTGGAGACACGCTACCACTGCACCGTCTGCGAG GACTATGACTTGTGCATCACCTGCTACAACATTAAAGGTCATGAGCACAAGATGGATAAACTGGGTCTGGGGCTGGACGACGACAGCAACAACGCGTCAGCAGCAGCTACTCAGAGCCCTGGAGACTCCCGTCGTCTAAGCATCCAGAGATGTATTCAGTCGCTGGTCCATGCGTGCCAGTGCCGCAACGCCAACTGCTCTCTGCCGTCCTGCCAGAAGATGAAGCGCGTTGTTCAGCACACAAAAGGCTGCAAGCGCAAGACGAATGGTGGCTGCCCCATCTGCAAGCAGCTCATTGCTCTGTGCTGCTACCATGCTAAACACTGTCAAGAGAACAAATGTCCAGTCCCGTTCTGTCTGAACATCAAGCAAAAGCtgcggcagcagcagctacagcacaGGCTCCAGCAGGCGCAAATGTTAAGGAGAAGAATGGCCAGCATGCAGAGGGTGGGGCAGGCCGCTGTTGGGCCACCCGGAGGGCCTGTGGTCGGACTTCCATCACCAGGAAACAATGGTACCACAGCACCAAGTACCCCAACGTCTGTAGGAACCCAGCCCCCAACCCCCCAGACACCAACTCAGACCATGCCTCCAGTCCCGCAGCAGGGAATGGGTCCAGGACCtggagtccagcagcagcaacagcagccagGTGGGATGCCCTCACAAAGTGGCATGCCTCCTCAGCACCCCCACCACCAGTTTCCGCAGATGTCTCCccaacatcagcagcagatgcttcaagtccagcagcagcagcagcagcaacaacaacaacagcagcagcagcagcaacagcatcaacaacagcagctgcagctgcagcagcagcagcagctgcagcagcagcagcagcacagtggagCAGGGACCAACCCTCAACAACTCCAACAGCACCCGAACAATTTGCCTCCATATGCCAGCAGACCTCCAGGCTCCTCCCCAATCCACCAGTCCCAGGGCAAACCAGTTCTTCGGTCTGCAACACCTCCCCAGCTGCAGCCTGGTGGCACTGTCATGGCTGGAAGTGTTGGGGGCCAGCAACCTCCTAACCAGGCCCAGCCTCCCCTTTCACAGCAGCATCCTTCTGGCCCTCCACCGGCAGCAGTAGAAATCGCCATGAAGATCCAACAGGTAGCTGATGCTCAGAGAAAGATGGCTCTGCAACGACAAGCCGCCCAGGCAGCTGCAGGCTTGATGCCTCCTCACCCGCACCATCAACAGGGTCAAGGTCAACAGATAAGCATGGGACACCCAGGGGCAGTTGGGATGGTTGGACCTCAGGGCATGCCACAACAGTCGGCAGCAGTGGCAGCTGCTCGTGCCCACATGGAACAGCAACAAAGTGCTCAACCGGGCATGATGGTCGGTGCTGGGGGGCCCATGCAGCAAAGCCCTCAGCAGGTAAACCTTCCCCAGGGCCAGCTCCCCCCTCAGgtgcagcttcagcagcagaggatggGTGCACCACTTCAAAACcctcaacagcagcaacagcagtggGCAGGCCAGGGGATGCCACCCCAGCAGAGACAAGCTATGATGAACCAAATGGGCCATCCAGCCATGAtggcagctcagcagcagcaacttcaacagcagcagcagcaacaacagcagcagcagcagcagcagcagcagcagcagcagcagcagcagcaacagcagcagcagcaccaacaAGCTCAGGGCCATGCTGCCTTGATAAACatggcgcagcagcagcagcagcaaggtgCTGGTGTCCCAGGGGGGGCTGTCCCTGGAGCTACTGGTGTCCCAGGAGCTATTGCTGCTGGTGGGAACATCCCCCAGGCTGCCCTCCAAGACCTGTTACGGACTCTCCGCTCGCCTAGCTCACCgatccagcagcagcaagtcCTCAACATCTTGAGGTCTAATCCACAGCTCATGGCTGCTTTTATTAAGCAGAGGGCTTCAAAATACAAGGGGGTGCCGGGGGCTCCAGGTGGACCGGGTGGACCGGGTGCCATGCCGGGAGGTCCTGGTCCCACAGGAGGTCCTGTTGGTAATGCCATGGCAGGAGGGGGACCACAGGTGAACATGAATTCTGCAGGTTCCGGCCAGCCTGGGATGCATATGGCAAGTCAGGGAGGGACGAATGTCAACATGGCCACTATGGcccagctacagcagcagcaacagctgcagcagcagcagcagcaacagcagcttcagcagcagcagttacaacagttacaacagcaacaacagttacaacagcaacaacagttgcaacagcaacaacagttgcaacagcagcaacagttacaacagcagcagcagaggccaaTGCTCAGTAGTTTACAGCAACAACAAGTGGCagctctccagcagcagcagcagcagcaacagcagcagcaacagcaacaacaacagcagcagcaacaacaacagcagcagcaacagcagcagcaacagcagcagcagcaaggggGAGTAAGGCCTATGCAAGGCCAGGGCCCAATGGGAAATCTCAACACTACCCAGTTTAGAGAGATGCTCATGAGGCGgcatctccagcagcagcagcaacaacagcagcagcagcagcaacaacaaatggGAGTAAATCACGGTCAGTTCCAGCAGCCACAACCACCACAGGGGCAAAGCTACATGGGACAGCCTGGGATGCAGCCTCCAACAGTGGGACAGGGCCAGGCTGGAGGTCCTCCTCATGGCCCCCAGCAGCCTGGTGGTCCCCCAGGCCAGCAGGGGCAAGGTTACCCAGGATCGGTGGCCCAGCAGCAAGCTACAGCTGCTCTGCAGCATAGGATCCAGCACCAGCACAACCtccagatgcagcagcagaatgCCATGGCTGGTCTGCCAGGGGGCGATGCAGGGCCAGGTGTGGGAGGTCCTCAGCAGCCATCTCAAGGCCCTCAGCCCACTCAAGGTGGCCCCCCACCTCCATCTTCTCAAGCCCTGCTACAACAGGCCCTCCACCAGAGactgctccagcagcagcagcagcagcaacagcatctGGGCCCCGGCGGGTCACCGGCCCAGCACAGCAATCCCATGAGTCcccagcagccgcagcagatGGCCCAGTCCCCACACCTGCAGGGCCAGACACATCCCACATCGCTGGCTAACCAGGTGCGATCTCCACAGCCCTCTCCCAGACCGCAGTCCCAGCCGCCGCACTCCAGCCCGTCCCCGCGCATGCAGCCCCAGCCCTCCCCACATCACATCTCCCCTCAGATGCAGACGGGTTCACCACACCCAGGCCATCTGAACCAGCACCACCCAGGCATGGGGGTCCCTCCACAACAACAGCCAACAAcccaacagcagc